A genomic region of Gemmatimonadota bacterium contains the following coding sequences:
- a CDS encoding class I SAM-dependent methyltransferase translates to MSGRASYEKESGRDRFFALLDREMEVLLDPVSGRMRPEVGEHVPCVVCGADRPEPLFTKAGLDFVRCAECALVYMDPRPNADALERLYQYESAANDAWVDVLLTEAEERFQSRDFGHLLERVATVRPSGRLLDVGCSIGRLPRIARERGWDVLGLELGARAARHAREVYGLPVREERLEVCGFADGAFDVVTLIETLEHVPDPRALLEEIHRILAPGGAFLVGVPNVASLGVLVLGPLARTFNRNHLVYYDARTLSRLLAAVGFEVVEVLSAVSVLDSVLNHLQGYDPFAAPATDRLPPAFAQRLEAPEERARMDRWIEAAGLGYRLRILARKPA, encoded by the coding sequence GTGAGCGGACGGGCGAGCTACGAGAAGGAGAGCGGCCGCGACCGTTTCTTCGCGCTCCTGGACCGCGAGATGGAGGTGCTGCTGGACCCGGTCAGCGGCCGGATGCGGCCCGAGGTGGGCGAGCACGTGCCGTGCGTCGTCTGCGGCGCCGACCGTCCCGAGCCCCTCTTCACGAAGGCCGGGCTGGACTTCGTACGCTGTGCGGAGTGCGCCCTGGTGTACATGGATCCGCGCCCGAACGCGGACGCGTTGGAGCGTCTCTACCAGTACGAGTCCGCCGCCAACGATGCCTGGGTGGATGTCCTGCTCACCGAGGCCGAGGAGCGCTTCCAGTCCCGCGACTTCGGTCACCTGCTGGAGCGGGTGGCCACCGTGCGGCCCTCCGGACGGCTCCTGGACGTGGGCTGCTCGATCGGACGGCTGCCCCGCATCGCCCGCGAGCGCGGGTGGGACGTCCTGGGTCTGGAGCTGGGCGCGCGGGCGGCGCGCCACGCGCGCGAGGTGTACGGGTTGCCGGTACGCGAGGAGCGCCTGGAGGTGTGCGGGTTCGCCGATGGCGCCTTCGACGTCGTGACGCTGATCGAGACGCTCGAGCACGTACCCGACCCGCGCGCCCTGCTGGAGGAGATCCACCGCATCCTGGCTCCGGGTGGCGCCTTCCTCGTGGGCGTCCCCAACGTGGCGTCGCTGGGCGTGCTCGTCCTGGGTCCGTTGGCCCGCACCTTCAATCGCAACCACCTCGTCTACTACGACGCGCGCACGCTGTCACGGCTGCTCGCCGCCGTGGGCTTCGAGGTGGTCGAGGTCCTCTCCGCGGTGTCGGTGCTCGACTCCGTGCTGAACCACCTGCAGGGATACGATCCGTTCGCCGCACCGGCGACCGACCGACTCCCGCCGGCCTTCGCGCAGCGCCTGGAGGCGCCGGAGGAGCGCGC
- a CDS encoding acylneuraminate cytidylyltransferase family protein — translation MTLRALGLIPARGGSKGVVRKNLRLAGGRTLLEHAVRAAGAARRLDAFAVTSDDPEILDAARALDAPVVERPAGLAEDATPMVPVLVHALEEMERRTEARFDVVVLLQPTSPIRRGTDIDAAVERLTRDAAADSVIGVCRMDDVHPARMYRLEADDRLVPLDPERERLNRQDLPPVYYRNGAVYAVRRDTLVRDGRVMGARPAALVMPTAWLANVDDERDLLVADTLVRAWEEGRL, via the coding sequence TTGACGCTGCGAGCCCTGGGGCTCATCCCCGCCCGCGGGGGATCGAAGGGAGTCGTGCGCAAGAACCTGCGCCTGGCCGGCGGCCGCACGCTGCTGGAGCACGCGGTGCGCGCCGCGGGTGCGGCTCGGCGACTGGACGCGTTCGCGGTGACGAGCGACGACCCCGAGATCCTGGACGCCGCCCGTGCGCTGGACGCGCCGGTGGTGGAGCGGCCCGCCGGGCTGGCGGAAGACGCCACGCCCATGGTGCCCGTGCTCGTGCATGCGCTCGAGGAGATGGAGCGGCGGACGGAAGCGCGCTTCGACGTCGTGGTGCTGCTGCAGCCGACGTCGCCCATCCGGCGGGGTACGGACATCGACGCCGCGGTGGAGCGTCTGACCCGCGACGCGGCCGCGGACAGCGTGATCGGTGTGTGCCGCATGGACGACGTGCACCCGGCCCGCATGTATCGTCTGGAAGCGGACGACCGCCTCGTGCCGTTGGATCCCGAGCGCGAGCGCCTGAACCGCCAGGACCTGCCCCCGGTCTACTACCGCAACGGGGCCGTCTACGCCGTGCGGCGGGACACCCTGGTGCGCGACGGACGCGTGATGGGGGCGCGGCCGGCCGCGCTCGTGATGCCCACCGCGTGGCTGGCGAACGTGGACGACGAACGCGACCTGCTGGTGGCCGATACGCTGGTGCGGGCGTGGGAGGAAGGACGGCTGTGA
- a CDS encoding zinc-dependent metalloprotease: MKRGIGGRFVRGGGALTALLVLTACAGGGGATSPTAPRPQPARNGAAGPRPYAEVVTPAMRSDSGLFTVHTEGPRVLFEIPDSLFDRDMLLVSRIAGTPPDLSPFINAGSKVAEQVVRWERRSDRVLLRKLSFGNVAEDSLPIAQSVRMNNLPVVLGSFPIQALGSDPGSVVVDVSDFYRGDVRALSGLSRQQRQQWSVRRLDPDRTFLEYARAFPLNVDVRATMTFDADQPPSEAATGSLTLQMHHSMVLLPAEPMRVRYADPRVGWFTIEQVNFGLDEQKAATQEILRRWRLEPSDPEAYARGEPVEPVKPIVYYLDPATPEKWRPYVRQGIEDWQAAFEAAGFRNAIRAADPPSPEEDPDWSPEDVRYSVVRWVANLTRNAVGPSVSDPRSGEIIESDVIWYHNHMRSYRNRLLIETGASNPEARSLRIADATIGETMRQVIAHEVGHAIGLPHNMIASSSFAVDSLRSPSFTDRYGVAPSIMDYARQNYIAQPGDGVRRFIRKIGPYDHYAVEFGYRVFPSAPTPEAEKAILDRMIEAHAGDPVYRFGSADGVNPWAQTEDMGDDPVRASTLAIENLKRVAPRLVEWTRTDGEGYEDLEELYGELVGQWRRYVGHVVTLVGGVWFEPRTADQPGAPYRPVTRERQRAAVQFLSDQVFTTPRWLVDPDLLRRIEEGGAMERLRAIQAGVLDQLLDPARLERVMEARAFANTAYAPAELMADVRGAVWTELRERRAIDPWRRSLQRAHVERLAWLLEGAPVESNGGGGGFQRRRALDVEQSDLPALARAELTEIARQARLYRGTVEDVPTRLHLDDIVARVERVLEGD; this comes from the coding sequence GCTTCTGGTGCTCACGGCCTGTGCGGGGGGTGGAGGGGCCACGAGCCCGACGGCGCCGCGGCCCCAGCCGGCCCGCAACGGCGCCGCCGGCCCACGTCCGTACGCCGAGGTGGTCACGCCCGCCATGCGCAGCGACTCCGGACTCTTCACCGTGCACACGGAGGGCCCGCGCGTCCTGTTCGAGATCCCCGACTCGTTGTTCGATCGGGACATGCTGCTGGTCTCGCGCATCGCCGGCACGCCGCCCGATTTGAGCCCGTTCATCAACGCGGGCTCCAAGGTGGCCGAGCAGGTCGTCCGGTGGGAGCGCCGCTCCGATCGGGTGCTCCTGCGCAAGCTGTCCTTCGGGAACGTGGCCGAGGACTCGCTTCCCATCGCGCAGTCCGTGCGGATGAACAACCTGCCGGTCGTGCTGGGCTCGTTCCCCATCCAGGCGCTGGGGTCCGACCCCGGCAGCGTGGTGGTGGACGTCTCCGACTTCTACCGCGGCGACGTCCGGGCGCTGAGCGGGCTGTCCCGGCAGCAGCGCCAGCAGTGGAGCGTCCGCCGCCTGGATCCGGATCGGACGTTCCTGGAGTACGCGCGAGCATTCCCGCTGAACGTGGACGTGCGGGCCACGATGACGTTCGACGCGGACCAACCGCCGAGCGAGGCCGCGACCGGGAGCCTCACGCTGCAGATGCACCATTCGATGGTGTTGCTCCCCGCCGAGCCCATGCGTGTGCGCTACGCCGACCCGCGCGTGGGATGGTTCACGATCGAGCAGGTCAACTTCGGCCTCGACGAGCAGAAGGCCGCCACCCAGGAGATCCTGCGCCGTTGGCGCCTGGAGCCCAGCGATCCCGAGGCGTACGCGCGGGGCGAGCCGGTCGAGCCCGTGAAGCCCATCGTGTACTACCTGGATCCGGCAACCCCGGAGAAGTGGCGCCCCTACGTGCGGCAGGGGATCGAGGACTGGCAGGCGGCGTTCGAGGCGGCGGGCTTCCGCAACGCGATCCGCGCTGCCGACCCGCCGTCGCCGGAGGAGGATCCCGACTGGAGCCCGGAGGACGTGCGCTACTCGGTGGTGCGTTGGGTGGCCAACCTCACCCGCAACGCCGTGGGACCGAGCGTGTCGGATCCACGGTCCGGGGAGATCATCGAGAGCGACGTGATCTGGTACCACAACCACATGCGCTCCTACCGCAATCGGCTCCTGATCGAGACCGGCGCGTCCAACCCGGAGGCCCGCTCCCTGCGGATCGCGGACGCCACCATCGGCGAGACCATGCGGCAGGTGATCGCGCACGAGGTCGGACACGCGATCGGGCTACCGCACAACATGATCGCGTCCTCGTCGTTCGCGGTGGACTCGCTGCGCTCGCCGTCGTTCACGGACCGCTACGGCGTGGCCCCCAGCATCATGGACTACGCCCGCCAGAACTACATCGCCCAGCCCGGCGACGGCGTGCGGCGCTTCATCCGCAAGATCGGACCCTACGACCACTACGCCGTCGAGTTCGGGTATCGCGTGTTCCCGTCGGCACCGACGCCGGAGGCGGAGAAGGCCATCCTGGATCGCATGATCGAAGCGCACGCGGGGGATCCGGTCTATCGCTTCGGATCGGCGGACGGGGTGAACCCCTGGGCCCAGACCGAGGACATGGGAGACGACCCCGTGCGGGCCTCGACGTTGGCCATCGAGAACCTGAAGCGCGTCGCGCCCCGCCTGGTGGAGTGGACGCGCACCGACGGGGAAGGCTACGAGGACCTGGAGGAGCTCTACGGCGAGCTGGTGGGGCAGTGGCGCCGCTACGTCGGGCACGTGGTGACCCTCGTCGGAGGGGTGTGGTTCGAACCACGCACGGCGGATCAGCCCGGGGCGCCGTACCGACCCGTGACCCGCGAGCGCCAACGCGCTGCCGTGCAGTTCCTCTCGGACCAGGTGTTCACCACGCCGCGCTGGCTGGTGGATCCCGACCTGCTGCGACGGATCGAGGAGGGCGGCGCGATGGAGCGCCTGCGCGCCATCCAGGCGGGCGTCCTCGACCAGCTGCTCGATCCGGCCCGCCTGGAGCGGGTGATGGAAGCACGCGCGTTCGCCAATACCGCGTATGCGCCGGCCGAGCTGATGGCCGACGTCCGGGGAGCGGTCTGGACCGAGCTGCGGGAGCGTCGCGCCATCGACCCCTGGCGCCGATCCCTGCAGCGGGCCCACGTCGAGCGCCTGGCGTGGCTCCTGGAGGGGGCGCCCGTCGAGTCGAACGGAGGAGGCGGAGGCTTCCAGCGCCGTCGGGCCCTGGACGTGGAGCAGTCCGACCTGCCGGCGCTGGCCCGGGCCGAGCTGACCGAGATCGCCCGACAGGCGCGTCTCTATCGCGGCACCGTGGAGGACGTACCCACCCGTCTCCACCTGGACGACATCGTCGCGCGGGTGGAGCGCGTCCTGGAGGGCGATTGA